A stretch of the Takifugu flavidus isolate HTHZ2018 chromosome 1, ASM371156v2, whole genome shotgun sequence genome encodes the following:
- the LOC130535251 gene encoding uncharacterized protein LOC130535251 isoform X2, with protein sequence MHSDFVSLRNSMFHLNPAALLFILQLFMWKVFAGVIPPEQRNLTVVRGKTFTLNCNVTMKNITQINWYKDKTIFAYQHSTKRKFSDLPHDRLQINIDTNSQSTLKLLNAQPDDAGYYNCRVAALTGIRRIVWNLLVSEGPEGEEGSSNPVGNFLYLLVCVPALLVCVLALTVCLWRWTKTTEQDFFSSQTLNYVQSRAPVREMVPPQHQSHVKYRLLSKAEGTCP encoded by the exons ATGCATTCTGACTTTGTCTCTCTGAGGAACAGCATGTTTCATCTGAACCcggcagctctgctcttcattctGCAGCTGTTCATGTGGAAAGTCTTTGCAG GGGTGATTCCACCTGAGCAGAGAAATTTAACAGTGGTGAGAGGAAAAACTTTCACCCTCAACTGCAACGTAACTATGAAAAATATAACACAAATCAACTGGTATAAAGACAAAACGATCTTTGCTTATCAACATTCGACAAAAAGGAAATTCTCAGATTTGCCTCATGATCGATTACAAATTAACATTGACACTAATTCCCAGTCAACATTAAAGCTTCTGAATGCTCAGCCTGATGATGCAGGATACTACAATTGCCGTGTAGCAGCTCTCACTGGTATCAGGAGGATTGTGTGGAATTTACTTGTGTCTGAGGGACCTGAAGGTGAAG AAGGCAGTTCTAACCCAGTGGGGAATTTTCTATATCTCctcgtgtgtgttcctgcattaCTGGTGTGTGTTCTCGCTCTGACTGTCTGCCTCTGGAG ATGGaccaaaaccacagagcaggacTTCTTCAGTAGCCAGACCCTAAATTATGTCCAGTCTCGTGCACCTGTGAGAGAG ATGGTTCCTCCACAGCACCAAAGTCACGTCAAATACAGGCTGTTGTCGAAAGCAGAAGGCACCTGCCCCTGA
- the LOC130534985 gene encoding nectin-1-like isoform X5, whose translation MCFYRNIFIIFAVGFLMTLGTTVGAPSVVGRDVSVIQGETGVLLCNVIDTDDSVAQISWEKRTRGHPQDSEFVTIRPESGLKVINGDGDRVKFIGNIDDKNGSLELSGITLMDEGIYTCAFTLFPGGTQQQKTISLNVVVPPVSSLVDNHPVLGDKEVSLATCTAAGSKPPATVSWLFGDLPGDLTTIRNAIRHQNGTVTTVSSLVGVPSRELDQQLVQCVVTSKATKDQTLPFTIRIYFPPSEVNINEQPDGSFSCDTAAKPKPEIVWTRIDGSWPESSVTVKDGRLKFLTMDASLNGLYQCEASNEYGSKYGRLYVHNNAGHCTDCWTLFGLLISIIVVAGVIRFLCTSGKINSIPLLRHWQAVQTMASTPKRTTREVPAGIEAKKILPHIYQLKRLQKAVLTQWGIFYISSCVFLHYWLCPHSDCLPLEMDQNHRAGLLQ comes from the exons CCCCGTCTGTGGTTGGAAGGGACGTATCGGTCATTCAAGGAGAAACAGGTGTCTTATTGTGCAATGTCATCGACACCGATGACTCTGTGGCTCAGATATCATGGGAGAAGCGTACGAGAGGTCACCCTCAGGATTCAGAATTCGTTACCATTAGGCCAGAATCTGGACTAAAAGTTATAAATGGAGATGGTGACCGAGTCAAATTCATTGGAAACATTGATGATAAAAATGGATCTTTGGAGCTGTCCGGCATCACACTGATGGATGAAGGAATCTACACTTGTGCCTTCACTTTGTTCCCCGGTGGAACTCAGCAGCAGAAAACGATATCTCTAAATGTTGTTG TGCCTCCGGTTTCAAGCCTAGTTGACAATCATCCTGTTTTGGGTGATAAGGAGGTTTCCCTCGCTACCTGCACAGCTGCTGGTTCCAAACCACCTGCAACTGTGTCTTGGCTCTTTGGTGATTTACCAGGGGATCTCACAACTATTCGCAATGCTATTAGGCACCAGAATGGAACAGTAACTACCGTTAGCTCGCTTGTTGGAGTCCCATCCAGAGAACTCGATCAACAGTTGGTCCAGTGTGTCGTCACCAGTAAAGCCACTAAAGACCAAACTCTGCCCTTCACCATACGGATTTACT ttCCTCCCTCTGAAGTGAATATCAATGAGCAACCAGATGGTTCTTTTTCCTGTGACACTGCTGCCAAGCCAAAGCCAGAGATTGTCTGGACCAG gATTGATGGCTCATGGCCAGAGTCGTCTGTCACTGTTAAAGATGGAAGACTTAAGTTCTTGACCATGGATGCATCCCTGAATGGCCTTTACCAGTGTGAGGCTTCTAACGAATACGGCTCAAAGTACGGCCGCCTGTATGTCCACAATAATGCAG GTCATTGTACGGATTGTTGGACCTTGTTTGGCCTTTTAATTTCAATTATTGTTGTTGCGGGTGTGATCCGGTTCCTCTGCACATCTGGGAAAATTAACAG CATACCATTACTCAGGCACTGGCAAGCAGTCCAAACAATGGCCAGCACTCCAAAGAGAACCACTAGAGAAGTTCCAGCAGGAATAGAAGCG AAGAAGATACTGCCACACATCTATCAGCTAAAAAGACTACAA AAGGCAGTTCTAACCCAGTGGGGAATTTTCTATATCTCctcgtgtgtgttcctgcattaCTGGTTGTGTCCTCACTCTGACTGTCTGCCTCTGGAG ATGGaccaaaaccacagagcaggacTTCTTCAGTAG
- the LOC130535251 gene encoding uncharacterized protein LOC130535251 isoform X1: MHSDFVSLRNSMFHLNPAALLFILQLFMWKVFAGVIPPEQRNLTVVRGKTFTLNCNVTMKNITQINWYKDKTIFAYQHSTKRKFSDLPHDRLQINIDTNSQSTLKLLNAQPDDAGYYNCRVAALTGIRRIVWNLLVSEGPEGEEGSSNPVGNFLYLLVCVPALLVCVLALTVCLWRKRVLSKNPVEDQFEPGSGGEVTTEPQMRTTRSTENRKRSRYVERLNSIYGL, encoded by the exons ATGCATTCTGACTTTGTCTCTCTGAGGAACAGCATGTTTCATCTGAACCcggcagctctgctcttcattctGCAGCTGTTCATGTGGAAAGTCTTTGCAG GGGTGATTCCACCTGAGCAGAGAAATTTAACAGTGGTGAGAGGAAAAACTTTCACCCTCAACTGCAACGTAACTATGAAAAATATAACACAAATCAACTGGTATAAAGACAAAACGATCTTTGCTTATCAACATTCGACAAAAAGGAAATTCTCAGATTTGCCTCATGATCGATTACAAATTAACATTGACACTAATTCCCAGTCAACATTAAAGCTTCTGAATGCTCAGCCTGATGATGCAGGATACTACAATTGCCGTGTAGCAGCTCTCACTGGTATCAGGAGGATTGTGTGGAATTTACTTGTGTCTGAGGGACCTGAAGGTGAAG AAGGCAGTTCTAACCCAGTGGGGAATTTTCTATATCTCctcgtgtgtgttcctgcattaCTGGTGTGTGTTCTCGCTCTGACTGTCTGCCTCTGGAG aaaACGCGTGTTGTCAAAGAATCCAGTAGAGGATCAGTTTGAACCTGGTTCAGGaggggag gtgaccacagaaccacagatgaGAACAACCAGAAGtacagagaacaggaagaggagtcgcTACGTGGAGAGGCTCAATTCAATCTACGGTCTATAG
- the LOC130534985 gene encoding nectin-1-like isoform X6, with protein sequence MCFYRNIFIIFAVGFLMTLAPSVVGRDVSVIQGETGVLLCNVIDTDDSVAQISWEKRTRGHPQDSEFVTIRPESGLKVINGDGDRVKFIGNIDDKNGSLELSGITLMDEGIYTCAFTLFPGGTQQQKTISLNVVVPPVSSLVDNHPVLGDKEVSLATCTAAGSKPPATVSWLFGDLPGDLTTIRNAIRHQNGTVTTVSSLVGVPSRELDQQLVQCVVTSKATKDQTLPFTIRIYFPPSEVNINEQPDGSFSCDTAAKPKPEIVWTRIDGSWPESSVTVKDGRLKFLTMDASLNGLYQCEASNEYGSKYGRLYVHNNAGHCTDCWTLFGLLISIIVVAGVIRFLCTSGKINSIPLLRHWQAVQTMASTPKRTTREVPAGIEAKKILPHIYQLKRLQKAVLTQWGIFYISSCVFLHYWLCPHSDCLPLEMDQNHRAGLLQ encoded by the exons ATGTGTTTTTACCGCAACATCTTCATCATATTTGCGGTGGGCTTCCTGATGACCCTGG CCCCGTCTGTGGTTGGAAGGGACGTATCGGTCATTCAAGGAGAAACAGGTGTCTTATTGTGCAATGTCATCGACACCGATGACTCTGTGGCTCAGATATCATGGGAGAAGCGTACGAGAGGTCACCCTCAGGATTCAGAATTCGTTACCATTAGGCCAGAATCTGGACTAAAAGTTATAAATGGAGATGGTGACCGAGTCAAATTCATTGGAAACATTGATGATAAAAATGGATCTTTGGAGCTGTCCGGCATCACACTGATGGATGAAGGAATCTACACTTGTGCCTTCACTTTGTTCCCCGGTGGAACTCAGCAGCAGAAAACGATATCTCTAAATGTTGTTG TGCCTCCGGTTTCAAGCCTAGTTGACAATCATCCTGTTTTGGGTGATAAGGAGGTTTCCCTCGCTACCTGCACAGCTGCTGGTTCCAAACCACCTGCAACTGTGTCTTGGCTCTTTGGTGATTTACCAGGGGATCTCACAACTATTCGCAATGCTATTAGGCACCAGAATGGAACAGTAACTACCGTTAGCTCGCTTGTTGGAGTCCCATCCAGAGAACTCGATCAACAGTTGGTCCAGTGTGTCGTCACCAGTAAAGCCACTAAAGACCAAACTCTGCCCTTCACCATACGGATTTACT ttCCTCCCTCTGAAGTGAATATCAATGAGCAACCAGATGGTTCTTTTTCCTGTGACACTGCTGCCAAGCCAAAGCCAGAGATTGTCTGGACCAG gATTGATGGCTCATGGCCAGAGTCGTCTGTCACTGTTAAAGATGGAAGACTTAAGTTCTTGACCATGGATGCATCCCTGAATGGCCTTTACCAGTGTGAGGCTTCTAACGAATACGGCTCAAAGTACGGCCGCCTGTATGTCCACAATAATGCAG GTCATTGTACGGATTGTTGGACCTTGTTTGGCCTTTTAATTTCAATTATTGTTGTTGCGGGTGTGATCCGGTTCCTCTGCACATCTGGGAAAATTAACAG CATACCATTACTCAGGCACTGGCAAGCAGTCCAAACAATGGCCAGCACTCCAAAGAGAACCACTAGAGAAGTTCCAGCAGGAATAGAAGCG AAGAAGATACTGCCACACATCTATCAGCTAAAAAGACTACAA AAGGCAGTTCTAACCCAGTGGGGAATTTTCTATATCTCctcgtgtgtgttcctgcattaCTGGTTGTGTCCTCACTCTGACTGTCTGCCTCTGGAG ATGGaccaaaaccacagagcaggacTTCTTCAGTAG
- the LOC130534985 gene encoding nectin-1-like isoform X4 produces the protein MCFYRNIFIIFAVGFLMTLGTTVGAPSVVGRDVSVIQGETGVLLCNVIDTDDSVAQISWEKRTRGHPQDSEFVTIRPESGLKVINGDGDRVKFIGNIDDKNGSLELSGITLMDEGIYTCAFTLFPGGTQQQKTISLNVVVPPVSSLVDNHPVLGDKEVSLATCTAAGSKPPATVSWLFGDLPGDLTTIRNAIRHQNGTVTTVSSLVGVPSRELDQQLVQCVVTSKATKDQTLPFTIRIYFPPSEVNINEQPDGSFSCDTAAKPKPEIVWTRIDGSWPESSVTVKDGRLKFLTMDASLNGLYQCEASNEYGSKYGRLYVHNNAGHCTDCWTLFGLLISIIVVAGVIRFLCTSGKINSIPLLRHWQAVQTMASTPKRTTREVPAGIEAKKILPHIYQLKRLQKAVLTQWGIFYISSCVFLHYWLCPHSDCLPLEMDQNHRAGLLQ, from the exons ATGTGTTTTTACCGCAACATCTTCATCATATTTGCGGTGGGCTTCCTGATGACCCTGGGTACAACGGTCGGAG CCCCGTCTGTGGTTGGAAGGGACGTATCGGTCATTCAAGGAGAAACAGGTGTCTTATTGTGCAATGTCATCGACACCGATGACTCTGTGGCTCAGATATCATGGGAGAAGCGTACGAGAGGTCACCCTCAGGATTCAGAATTCGTTACCATTAGGCCAGAATCTGGACTAAAAGTTATAAATGGAGATGGTGACCGAGTCAAATTCATTGGAAACATTGATGATAAAAATGGATCTTTGGAGCTGTCCGGCATCACACTGATGGATGAAGGAATCTACACTTGTGCCTTCACTTTGTTCCCCGGTGGAACTCAGCAGCAGAAAACGATATCTCTAAATGTTGTTG TGCCTCCGGTTTCAAGCCTAGTTGACAATCATCCTGTTTTGGGTGATAAGGAGGTTTCCCTCGCTACCTGCACAGCTGCTGGTTCCAAACCACCTGCAACTGTGTCTTGGCTCTTTGGTGATTTACCAGGGGATCTCACAACTATTCGCAATGCTATTAGGCACCAGAATGGAACAGTAACTACCGTTAGCTCGCTTGTTGGAGTCCCATCCAGAGAACTCGATCAACAGTTGGTCCAGTGTGTCGTCACCAGTAAAGCCACTAAAGACCAAACTCTGCCCTTCACCATACGGATTTACT ttCCTCCCTCTGAAGTGAATATCAATGAGCAACCAGATGGTTCTTTTTCCTGTGACACTGCTGCCAAGCCAAAGCCAGAGATTGTCTGGACCAG gATTGATGGCTCATGGCCAGAGTCGTCTGTCACTGTTAAAGATGGAAGACTTAAGTTCTTGACCATGGATGCATCCCTGAATGGCCTTTACCAGTGTGAGGCTTCTAACGAATACGGCTCAAAGTACGGCCGCCTGTATGTCCACAATAATGCAG GTCATTGTACGGATTGTTGGACCTTGTTTGGCCTTTTAATTTCAATTATTGTTGTTGCGGGTGTGATCCGGTTCCTCTGCACATCTGGGAAAATTAACAG CATACCATTACTCAGGCACTGGCAAGCAGTCCAAACAATGGCCAGCACTCCAAAGAGAACCACTAGAGAAGTTCCAGCAGGAATAGAAGCG AAGAAGATACTGCCACACATCTATCAGCTAAAAAGACTACAA AAGGCAGTTCTAACCCAGTGGGGAATTTTCTATATCTCctcgtgtgtgttcctgcattaCTGGTTGTGTCCTCACTCTGACTGTCTGCCTCTGGAG ATGGaccaaaaccacagagcaggacTTCTTCAGTAG